The nucleotide window ATTTAAGATTCAGATAAATCGAGTTCCGAGAATCTTGAGACCCGTCAGCAGAGCATCCCGAAGTTCAGCGACCGAGTTGTAGCAGCGGCGGGGCATCAGGATGCCCTTCAGTCTGCGCCACACCTCCTCAATCAGGTTCAGAAAAGGAGCATACGGCGGGAGATACCGCAG belongs to Deinococcus seoulensis and includes:
- a CDS encoding transposase; this translates as AAECRPGQLTVVVLDNAAFHKGALIRERRGVWEQQGLYLRYLPPYAPFLNLIEEVWRRLKGILMPRRCYNSVAELRDALLTGLKILGTRFI